The nucleotide sequence CAAGATTTTGGTAGTAACCCGCAACGGCCGCCCAGCCGTAGCCATCCTTAAGATTGAGCAATTGGAAGAGCTTTCCGGCAAGACCGTGAGCCCTGCCACCCCAACGCCTAACCTTGCCGGCTTTGGTGCCGATGCTGACGCTGCCCCTGCTGCCCCTTTGGTCAACACACCAAACCCCGCCATGCAGGGCGTACCAGGCCA is from Verrucomicrobiia bacterium and encodes:
- a CDS encoding type II toxin-antitoxin system prevent-host-death family antitoxin, yielding MLHVDLDNILTHDELGSKAEEILRKADEEGKILVVTRNGRPAVAILKIEQLEELSGKTVSPATPTPNLAGFGADADAAPAAPLVNTPNPAMQGVPGQSQPQPAPEMPAPMAPPSMGTPNPDGLPDMPA